A part of Paenibacillus donghaensis genomic DNA contains:
- a CDS encoding TetR/AcrR family transcriptional regulator yields the protein MPKKFSEAEKNRIQQKLLESGRSLVSRYGFKKTSVDELTKGAGIAAGTFYGFYQSKEELFFELVEVEENRIRTTLLEHAANRPVDKESFKLFLLESFQLMSNNPIIQQILLTESFEAILRKLPPERLERNYNEDQDILLPFIQKWQTAGVLTKKSSPELIVSMIRSLFLLSLHKREIGEAVYDDTLKLLITTMANGLFARD from the coding sequence ATGCCAAAAAAATTCAGTGAAGCAGAAAAAAATCGGATTCAGCAAAAATTATTGGAATCGGGACGAAGCCTTGTTTCCCGTTACGGGTTTAAAAAAACCAGTGTGGATGAGCTGACTAAAGGTGCAGGTATTGCAGCCGGAACATTCTATGGCTTTTATCAATCGAAGGAGGAACTATTCTTTGAGCTCGTGGAAGTTGAAGAAAATCGGATAAGAACTACCCTGTTAGAGCACGCGGCTAATAGACCTGTAGATAAAGAGTCCTTCAAGTTATTTTTACTGGAGTCTTTCCAGCTCATGTCCAATAATCCAATCATTCAACAAATTTTATTGACTGAATCATTCGAAGCGATCCTTCGCAAGTTACCTCCAGAACGATTGGAACGCAATTACAATGAGGATCAAGATATCCTGCTCCCTTTTATACAGAAATGGCAAACCGCAGGCGTGCTAACGAAGAAAAGTTCTCCTGAGCTCATTGTAAGTATGATTCGTTCTCTGTTCTTGCTCTCTCTTCATAAGCGGGAAATTGGAGAAGCGGTATATGACGATACGCTGAAACTGCTTATTACTACTATGGCGAACGGCCTGTTCGCTAGAGACTAG
- a CDS encoding sensor histidine kinase, with translation MRNNRIGFKLGLVIITVFLIVLLFLGIVIDKMFTNFYSAEMRKENEEIASHFTVMANASDTTSEQTMMTFAEFSNVSIFNILDNGKVILHSGVHDSADRLFIRNSDLNKIFAGNKVSLLYEDPEGHRYFVSGQPISSEGVITSALYVMSSTEQMEKSLSGVRNLLILSGMGAFLLALGITWIIAQVLSRPLLQMQKATRKIAMGKLETRLEIKSKDEIGSLAEAINDLAIDLQRYRDTRQELFSNISHDLRTPITYLEGYSKVVRDQLYETEEEKEHYLDIIYQEAVRLQHLVDDVFDLAKMEEGKLSLLLQQIDMSDLVEQAVKKVELKAREKRISLSYHPSGTGLLILADSTRMEQIVLNLLENAIRYTERGSINVDLQYTTTSVILIVEDTGIGIPEEDLPYIFERFYRVEKSRSRQFGGTGLGLSIVKKLIEIQDGDIKVTSKLGEGTRFEVHFTLLPDNSFSP, from the coding sequence ATGAGAAATAACCGTATTGGGTTCAAACTCGGTCTTGTGATCATCACTGTATTCCTGATTGTCCTATTATTTCTCGGTATTGTCATAGACAAAATGTTTACAAATTTCTATTCTGCCGAGATGCGAAAAGAAAATGAGGAGATTGCCTCCCACTTTACGGTTATGGCGAATGCCAGCGATACTACTTCAGAGCAAACTATGATGACCTTTGCAGAGTTTTCCAATGTTAGCATCTTTAATATTCTGGATAATGGCAAAGTAATCCTACACTCAGGTGTCCATGATTCAGCCGACCGATTGTTCATTCGAAATTCAGACCTTAACAAGATTTTTGCCGGGAACAAGGTTAGCTTGCTGTATGAGGACCCTGAGGGGCATCGTTATTTTGTTTCAGGTCAACCGATATCTAGCGAGGGTGTCATTACCTCGGCTCTTTATGTAATGTCCTCTACGGAACAAATGGAGAAATCCCTGTCAGGAGTACGGAATTTACTAATCCTCTCCGGGATGGGAGCCTTTTTGTTAGCCTTGGGAATTACGTGGATTATTGCGCAAGTCTTGTCCCGTCCGCTTTTACAAATGCAAAAAGCGACCCGTAAAATTGCAATGGGTAAACTGGAGACCCGGCTTGAGATCAAAAGTAAAGATGAAATTGGAAGTTTGGCTGAGGCCATCAATGATTTAGCGATCGATCTTCAGCGTTACCGGGATACCCGTCAAGAGTTGTTCTCTAACATTTCTCATGATCTGCGGACACCCATTACCTATTTGGAAGGTTACTCTAAAGTGGTTAGAGATCAGCTGTACGAGACCGAAGAGGAGAAGGAACATTACCTGGATATTATCTATCAAGAGGCGGTCCGGTTGCAGCATTTAGTCGATGATGTATTCGATTTAGCAAAAATGGAGGAAGGAAAGCTATCCCTGTTACTACAACAGATCGATATGTCTGACTTAGTGGAACAGGCTGTTAAAAAAGTTGAGTTGAAAGCAAGAGAAAAAAGAATTAGCCTATCGTACCATCCTTCTGGCACCGGTTTATTGATTCTTGCAGATAGTACACGGATGGAGCAAATCGTCTTGAATCTGCTGGAGAATGCCATTCGTTATACAGAGCGGGGAAGCATTAATGTAGACTTGCAATATACCACTACATCTGTGATCTTAATTGTTGAGGATACAGGGATAGGTATTCCTGAAGAAGACCTGCCTTATATTTTTGAAAGGTTTTATAGAGTAGAGAAGTCTCGCTCCCGTCAATTTGGGGGGACTGGATTGGGTCTATCCATAGTTAAAAAGCTGATCGAAATACAGGACGGGGATATCAAAGTTACCAGTAAGCTAGGAGAAGGCACCCGGTTTGAAGTTCATTTCACTCTGCTACCGGACAATAGTTTTTCCCCATAG
- a CDS encoding small multi-drug export protein: MIEWLQQADGIWQYFVLFLLAAAPWLDVFLVVPLGIVAGLSPVAVAITGFAGNLLMTVLIGLFFKQLSDWRAKRREKKGIIAPSRKETRAKAVWERYGLPGLALLAPLILGTDLATILALSFGSSRVRVIQWMTVSLTVWTLAMTLGSVYGFGYMKWI, encoded by the coding sequence ATGATTGAATGGCTTCAGCAAGCGGATGGGATCTGGCAGTATTTCGTATTATTCCTCTTGGCGGCTGCACCTTGGCTCGATGTGTTCCTGGTTGTGCCGCTTGGGATTGTGGCCGGATTGTCTCCTGTGGCTGTGGCGATTACCGGTTTCGCAGGCAACCTGCTCATGACTGTGTTGATCGGCCTCTTCTTCAAGCAGCTGTCGGACTGGAGAGCGAAACGCAGGGAGAAGAAAGGCATTATCGCACCATCGAGAAAAGAAACAAGGGCCAAGGCGGTCTGGGAGCGTTATGGTCTTCCCGGTCTTGCCCTGCTGGCCCCGCTGATTCTCGGCACGGATCTGGCTACTATATTGGCCTTGTCATTTGGTTCATCCAGAGTACGGGTCATCCAGTGGATGACGGTCAGTCTGACGGTATGGACCCTTGCCATGACCCTCGGTTCTGTATATGGATTTGGTTACATGAAATGGATCTAA
- a CDS encoding response regulator transcription factor — protein MNDVSILLVDDEQSLLELLETVLRKEGYTNIDTATTGEEAIIACNAKRYDLIVLDVMLPGRSGIEICPFLRQTTDAPILFLSARTSDFDKLTGFAIGGDDYITKPFNPLEVVARIKAQLRRRLASASQPDNKRQTEAGGPNKAASIFDYGRFRLDESAGELLVEGQAVSCPALVFQLLLFLCRHPNQIFSKSELYEKVWGVETFSDDNTVMVHIHRIRERIEADPSNPKFIVNVRGMGYKLVRAEPQGLSTP, from the coding sequence ATGAATGACGTGTCCATTTTGCTTGTAGATGATGAGCAGTCCCTGCTGGAACTGTTGGAGACGGTGCTGCGCAAGGAAGGTTATACGAATATAGATACCGCAACTACGGGCGAAGAGGCGATAATCGCCTGCAATGCCAAAAGATATGATCTGATTGTACTGGATGTAATGCTGCCGGGGCGCAGCGGCATTGAGATCTGCCCTTTTCTGCGGCAGACGACAGACGCGCCGATCCTGTTTCTGAGCGCCCGTACCTCCGACTTCGACAAGCTTACCGGGTTTGCCATTGGCGGAGATGATTATATTACCAAACCGTTTAATCCGCTGGAGGTGGTTGCCCGAATCAAAGCGCAGCTGCGCCGCCGCCTGGCTTCGGCCAGCCAGCCAGACAACAAGCGGCAGACCGAGGCGGGAGGCCCTAATAAAGCTGCAAGTATCTTCGATTATGGACGCTTTCGGTTGGATGAGTCAGCAGGTGAACTGCTGGTTGAAGGACAAGCGGTTTCTTGTCCGGCGCTGGTGTTCCAGCTGCTGCTGTTCCTCTGCAGGCACCCTAATCAGATCTTCAGCAAAAGCGAGCTGTATGAGAAGGTATGGGGAGTGGAGACCTTCAGCGACGATAACACGGTGATGGTCCATATTCACCGGATCAGGGAGCGGATTGAAGCCGATCCGTCCAATCCGAAATTTATCGTTAACGTTAGAGGGATGGGCTATAAACTGGTCCGGGCAGAGCCGCAGGGGCTGTCCACGCCATGA
- a CDS encoding ABC transporter ATP-binding protein has protein sequence MIHVQELSYTYPGQGSPVLKGLDFNIKKGEIFGFLGPSGAGKSTTQNILIGKLKQYNGSAVVLGQEVKSVGSDYYERVGVAFEFPNFYNRFTALENLRHFGSLYRKRSSEPVDLLKQVGLSEAANMKVGNFSKGMKMRLNYCRAVLNNPDVLFLDEPTSGLDPVNADMLKRLIQQRRDAGATIILTTHNMQAAEQLCDRVAFVVNGEIKLIDSPKNLMLRSGERKLRIEYEQHGVQIMADFPLADIGDNPEFLSIIRSHRIVTMHTLEATLDQIFMDVTGESLI, from the coding sequence ATGATTCATGTCCAAGAGTTAAGCTACACCTACCCGGGTCAAGGCTCTCCCGTTCTAAAGGGCTTGGATTTCAACATTAAGAAAGGGGAAATATTCGGATTTCTGGGGCCTTCAGGTGCGGGGAAAAGTACCACACAAAATATTCTGATTGGTAAACTCAAACAATATAATGGCAGCGCAGTAGTGTTAGGCCAAGAGGTTAAATCAGTGGGTTCGGATTACTATGAAAGAGTCGGTGTGGCTTTTGAATTCCCTAACTTTTATAACCGCTTTACCGCTTTGGAGAATCTAAGACATTTTGGGTCACTGTACCGTAAGCGTAGTTCAGAACCTGTGGATCTACTCAAGCAGGTAGGTTTGTCTGAAGCCGCTAATATGAAAGTCGGCAATTTCTCCAAAGGGATGAAGATGCGGCTGAATTATTGCCGTGCCGTATTGAATAACCCAGATGTATTATTTCTGGATGAACCTACCTCCGGACTGGACCCCGTCAATGCCGACATGCTGAAACGATTGATCCAGCAACGCAGAGATGCCGGAGCAACAATCATTCTTACCACTCATAACATGCAGGCTGCCGAGCAATTATGCGACAGGGTCGCTTTTGTCGTGAACGGTGAGATCAAGTTAATTGATTCCCCCAAGAATCTGATGTTGCGGAGCGGCGAACGCAAACTCAGAATTGAATATGAACAACATGGTGTGCAGATAATGGCAGATTTCCCTTTAGCTGATATTGGGGATAACCCTGAATTTCTGTCCATCATTCGATCCCATCGTATTGTTACTATGCACACCTTAGAAGCCACATTGGATCAAATTTTCATGGATGTCACGGGGGAAAGTCTGATATGA
- a CDS encoding response regulator transcription factor, whose product MSKLQVLIVDDEWNMRNLLRIYLMKEGFRIQEAATGQEALSMIKKYSFDIVLLDVMMPDMDGWQVCKIVRETETVPILMLTARTETKDKIHGLGVGADDYLTKPFEPEELLARIYSLIRRSSLTKVLQPPQRVLEFPQLNIFLDAREVRIQEVCADFTQKEFDLLVMLAQSKQRAFTREELVERVWGHDYEGEIRVVDTHIKNIREKLHRAGMSYNPIQTVWGIGYKFQAIGQSK is encoded by the coding sequence ATGTCGAAGCTACAGGTATTAATCGTAGATGATGAGTGGAATATGAGGAACTTACTTCGTATTTATCTAATGAAAGAAGGATTTCGAATTCAGGAAGCTGCAACGGGTCAAGAAGCACTGTCCATGATAAAGAAATACTCCTTTGATATCGTATTGCTGGATGTAATGATGCCTGATATGGATGGCTGGCAAGTATGCAAAATAGTTAGAGAAACGGAAACCGTACCTATTTTAATGCTTACGGCACGCACTGAAACCAAGGACAAGATCCATGGCCTCGGGGTAGGTGCAGATGATTATTTAACGAAACCCTTTGAACCAGAAGAGTTATTAGCCAGAATCTATTCGTTAATCCGGAGGTCTAGCCTTACTAAAGTCTTGCAACCCCCACAAAGGGTGTTGGAATTTCCGCAGCTGAACATATTTCTGGATGCTCGTGAGGTTCGGATTCAGGAGGTCTGTGCAGATTTTACCCAAAAGGAATTTGATCTTCTCGTGATGTTAGCCCAGAGCAAACAGCGTGCTTTTACCAGGGAAGAACTGGTTGAACGGGTCTGGGGACATGATTACGAGGGAGAAATTCGGGTGGTGGATACTCATATTAAGAATATTCGTGAGAAATTGCATAGGGCGGGAATGAGTTATAATCCGATCCAAACCGTATGGGGAATAGGATATAAATTTCAAGCAATTGGACAATCAAAATGA
- a CDS encoding PLP-dependent aminotransferase family protein, translated as MWGIELRFKDEISLSRQIFLTLKERIVTGQISQREALPSTRELAKGLGISRNTVCEAYDMLLTEGFIISRQGAPSRVAEGLHIHTYKKADMPAETRSDSPPILWDFKTGQPDLSLFPWSLWSQMIRDAAICLPVQELEYNGPKGYQPLCEEISQWLFRSRGMEVHPEDIFITSGAMQALHLLVDLLYKEGQVFAIEDPSHPGIRTVIADKGYPLHTMQVDEQGADISSLEGKAVSAVYVTPSHQFPLGGILPAGRRAALIRLAIEHDFYIIEDDYDSEFRYIGPPVSPIYSMDSSHVIYVGTFSKTVFPALRLGFAVLPKPLQARWKHYRNFMDVQNPVLEQAALAEFLRKRKMDKHVQHMRQVYSDKRKILLSSIENAFGNSVRPWGDASGLHVALQFPGMEFEKQFVRDSTEAGIRVYPLTQFCPAQDNHKDKLLIGYGHLSQTQIQEGVRALHQFLKKNDLAAGEAKLL; from the coding sequence ATGTGGGGAATCGAGTTACGGTTTAAAGATGAAATCAGCCTGTCTCGTCAAATTTTTCTTACATTAAAAGAGCGTATAGTAACAGGCCAAATTTCACAGCGAGAGGCATTGCCGTCTACGCGTGAGCTTGCCAAAGGGTTGGGGATTTCCCGAAATACAGTTTGCGAAGCGTATGATATGCTCTTAACCGAAGGTTTCATTATCAGCCGTCAAGGCGCGCCATCTCGCGTGGCGGAGGGTCTTCATATTCACACCTATAAAAAAGCGGATATGCCTGCCGAAACGAGAAGCGATAGTCCACCCATCTTATGGGATTTTAAAACTGGCCAGCCGGATTTATCCCTTTTCCCATGGTCTCTTTGGAGCCAAATGATAAGAGATGCAGCAATCTGTCTACCTGTTCAAGAATTGGAATATAACGGCCCTAAAGGGTATCAGCCTTTGTGTGAGGAAATTTCCCAGTGGTTATTTCGCAGCAGGGGTATGGAAGTCCATCCAGAAGATATATTTATCACGTCAGGGGCCATGCAGGCGCTTCATTTGCTTGTGGATCTACTCTATAAAGAGGGACAAGTCTTTGCTATAGAAGATCCCTCTCATCCGGGAATCCGTACAGTCATTGCCGACAAAGGATATCCCCTACATACTATGCAGGTAGATGAGCAAGGGGCGGATATTTCTTCACTTGAAGGCAAAGCTGTTTCAGCGGTTTATGTCACACCCTCCCATCAATTCCCATTAGGCGGTATTCTTCCGGCTGGCCGCCGTGCTGCGCTTATACGTCTTGCAATAGAACATGATTTTTATATTATTGAGGATGATTATGACAGCGAATTCCGTTATATCGGTCCTCCTGTAAGTCCGATTTATTCAATGGACTCCTCTCATGTGATCTATGTAGGTACTTTCAGCAAAACAGTATTCCCTGCCCTTCGGCTGGGCTTTGCAGTTTTACCCAAACCACTGCAGGCCAGATGGAAACATTATCGAAACTTTATGGATGTTCAAAATCCTGTTCTGGAACAAGCTGCACTGGCTGAATTTCTGCGTAAGCGGAAGATGGATAAGCATGTTCAGCATATGCGTCAAGTATATAGTGACAAAAGAAAAATACTATTAAGTTCGATCGAGAATGCTTTTGGGAATTCTGTACGTCCTTGGGGGGATGCGTCCGGCCTGCACGTGGCGCTTCAATTTCCGGGAATGGAATTCGAGAAACAGTTCGTGCGAGACAGCACTGAGGCGGGCATACGAGTATACCCGTTAACACAGTTTTGTCCCGCACAAGATAACCATAAAGATAAACTTCTTATAGGGTATGGACATCTAAGCCAAACACAGATTCAAGAGGGGGTCCGGGCGCTGCACCAGTTTTTAAAAAAGAATGATCTAGCTGCAGGGGAAGCTAAACTTCTATAA
- a CDS encoding DMT family transporter has translation MENIKGKIYLLFAFALAGTSVVTGYILSEKLSSFTITAVSLGIVLLCLSPFYMGTTVETIRLLKTGDWKMLVLQAVFGIFLFRIFLLFGVNLTSTVEAGILTGATPAITSLLAFLFLKEPLSRNTVLGIGCTVTGIVLLQGVNLNTIDFSIHHLWGNVFILCAAASESVFNILSRKHRAQSSQLPIHPLVQTLLVSAIAFILSLLPAFFEHPLASLQAIGWKEWSALVWYGLIVTALAFVLFYAGLKRCDAYTTAAFSGMIPLTSMILSVFLLNEIVGYVQWIGGILIILSMLLISRVIRFSSRNV, from the coding sequence ATGGAAAATATCAAAGGAAAAATATATTTACTGTTTGCTTTTGCGCTGGCCGGAACATCTGTAGTTACAGGATACATTCTCTCTGAGAAATTAAGCAGCTTTACAATAACCGCTGTCAGTTTAGGTATAGTTCTTCTATGCCTGTCGCCTTTTTATATGGGCACAACAGTGGAGACCATACGGCTGCTCAAAACCGGAGACTGGAAAATGCTTGTGTTGCAAGCGGTTTTTGGAATCTTCCTGTTCCGTATCTTCCTGCTTTTTGGAGTGAATTTAACAAGTACCGTGGAAGCAGGAATATTGACCGGAGCTACACCTGCAATTACTTCTTTGCTTGCCTTTTTATTTTTGAAGGAGCCCCTTTCAAGGAATACTGTGCTGGGCATTGGTTGTACCGTTACAGGCATTGTTCTGTTACAGGGAGTCAATTTGAATACAATCGATTTCTCCATTCATCACTTATGGGGAAATGTGTTCATCCTTTGCGCTGCAGCAAGCGAATCTGTCTTCAACATCCTATCGAGAAAGCACAGAGCACAATCTTCCCAGCTACCCATACATCCCCTGGTGCAAACGCTGCTGGTATCTGCTATCGCATTTATTTTATCTCTGCTTCCGGCTTTTTTTGAACACCCCCTTGCGTCACTACAAGCAATCGGATGGAAAGAATGGTCAGCATTGGTCTGGTATGGCCTCATTGTGACTGCCTTGGCCTTCGTGCTCTTCTATGCGGGGTTAAAACGATGTGATGCTTATACGACTGCCGCGTTCTCCGGAATGATTCCGCTGACTTCAATGATTCTGTCCGTGTTTCTTCTGAATGAAATCGTCGGGTATGTCCAGTGGATAGGAGGAATTCTGATTATTTTGAGTATGCTGCTGATTAGCCGCGTTATTCGATTCTCTTCCAGAAACGTCTGA
- a CDS encoding ABC transporter permease yields the protein MRIWRLFLFDLRFQWKHGLYLVYLLVCMVYIGGLAMIPEAYLEKTLVLLTFSDPSALGLILAGGILLLERDQGIFENLFVTPVRTLEYILAKCLSLSCLSLAAASVIHLSTAGWPVSPVQFVLGIVLTSAFFSLLGMAAAVTCRSINGFIVLSQAYSLVFILPVLGYLNAFTTPLYAVLPVQGTLMLLQGAFHPLNIAEFLYAVFILLLWIGAAAWWVYSLMQRTVRTQDGVNTHV from the coding sequence ATGAGAATTTGGAGATTATTCCTCTTTGACTTGCGGTTTCAATGGAAGCATGGCTTGTATTTGGTCTATCTGCTAGTCTGTATGGTTTATATAGGGGGACTTGCCATGATTCCAGAAGCGTATTTGGAAAAAACACTGGTGCTGCTTACATTCTCGGACCCCAGTGCGCTTGGCTTGATTCTGGCAGGAGGAATCCTGCTGCTCGAGAGAGACCAGGGGATTTTTGAGAACCTGTTTGTTACCCCGGTAAGGACACTGGAATATATTCTTGCCAAATGTTTGTCGCTGAGCTGCCTATCCCTTGCCGCTGCCTCTGTTATACACCTGTCTACTGCAGGCTGGCCCGTGTCTCCTGTGCAATTTGTGCTTGGCATTGTTCTGACCTCTGCATTTTTCAGCTTGCTTGGAATGGCTGCAGCGGTAACATGCCGTTCGATCAACGGGTTTATTGTATTATCCCAGGCGTATTCTCTCGTGTTCATCCTTCCTGTATTAGGTTATTTGAATGCATTTACAACACCTCTGTATGCTGTCCTTCCTGTGCAAGGCACGTTAATGTTGCTGCAAGGAGCGTTCCACCCTCTGAATATCGCGGAATTCTTATATGCAGTCTTCATACTATTGCTTTGGATAGGGGCAGCCGCTTGGTGGGTGTATTCCCTGATGCAAAGAACCGTGAGAACACAGGACGGAGTGAACACACATGTATAA
- a CDS encoding M23 family metallopeptidase — protein MRTSTTMNSRAGRSARTALAVGAIAVLLTACGGGDEKMKPDTEAAQTAVPSMEASQNTLTPEELPTALLEGQHKEIYARFSLTLKEAISEEDLTATAEGFIEGIESLALSTTLFHNGTEQRTWLSNTGNKGMMAIFDPEGVILGIQVLELASSPETDAKLTKVEYALPFEGDWLVYWGGTNVFENYHYEYESQRYAYDFIQAKDNYSYTGDPLKNESYYAFGKKIFAPADGTVVSVVNEIADNEPVGVMNPKQPAGNVVVIDHGGEYSYLAHLKQGSAAVKAGDQVKQGDFIGLTGNSGNSSEPHLHFQVSDGADLFAAKAINILWEGKLKPVQGETVTPIAP, from the coding sequence ATGAGAACATCGACAACCATGAACAGCAGAGCAGGAAGATCCGCAAGAACAGCCTTGGCAGTGGGGGCCATTGCCGTATTACTGACCGCTTGTGGAGGAGGAGATGAGAAAATGAAACCTGATACGGAGGCTGCACAGACCGCTGTTCCGTCCATGGAGGCGAGTCAGAACACCCTGACTCCCGAAGAGCTGCCTACAGCACTACTGGAAGGCCAACACAAGGAGATCTATGCCCGCTTCAGCCTGACCCTGAAAGAGGCAATCAGTGAAGAGGATTTGACCGCGACAGCAGAAGGGTTCATTGAGGGAATAGAATCCTTGGCTTTATCTACTACTCTATTCCATAATGGGACTGAACAGCGTACATGGCTGAGTAACACTGGAAATAAAGGGATGATGGCCATCTTTGATCCTGAGGGGGTTATTCTCGGCATCCAGGTTCTGGAGTTGGCCTCATCGCCGGAAACCGACGCCAAGCTGACCAAGGTCGAATATGCCCTGCCTTTTGAAGGCGACTGGTTAGTCTACTGGGGAGGCACCAATGTGTTTGAGAATTATCATTACGAATATGAGAGCCAGCGCTACGCTTATGATTTCATTCAGGCGAAGGACAATTACTCTTACACAGGCGATCCTCTTAAGAATGAGAGCTATTATGCTTTTGGGAAGAAAATCTTTGCTCCAGCCGACGGAACGGTAGTATCAGTGGTGAATGAGATTGCCGATAATGAGCCGGTGGGTGTAATGAATCCGAAGCAACCTGCCGGGAATGTGGTGGTCATTGACCATGGTGGGGAATACAGTTACCTGGCGCACCTGAAACAAGGCTCGGCTGCTGTGAAAGCGGGTGATCAGGTGAAGCAAGGGGATTTCATCGGCTTGACCGGAAATTCAGGGAACAGCAGCGAACCCCATCTGCACTTCCAGGTCTCGGACGGAGCTGATTTATTCGCGGCAAAAGCGATTAATATACTGTGGGAGGGCAAACTAAAGCCTGTTCAGGGTGAGACTGTGACTCCTATTGCACCTTAG
- a CDS encoding sensor histidine kinase, giving the protein MNFKRRLTMRFILQLAIAGLIVLLIAALTVVWMLQRFSEISITRDFASVGLERLAESSELSKEGIRFAPELLEQVKKNNGWLQSLDEHGQVESAYNTSKDVPTQYGPGELVAYWTGTKPFPYRLALWTEVKGGRQFTLVYGAPNVMSPLLEQVSGLSISATEGMPELPESIRLELQRKEVFVQLIDSEGMELLSYNKPDVIPAQYSIQELVLRTTYSDRYNYHMISSYNTETGQTWLVGEPLAKKSGAGTAALIPEETQVVIIGATAMLAALLILFVLLSLWQAHRFGAPMLHMLLWLDAIGNSIYQEPVDRRGYHRSRTPTGKWRRRYRVFSDVMVSIEKLSSALQREQAMRKQTENLREEWIAGITHDLKTPLSSITGYAHLLAEPSYEWSLEEVRRFSGTMLDKSAHMDLLINDLAMTYRLKSGILPPATLDIELNAWLRRALDQAAADPAYGEQQRIIYYAAPQEVWAKIYTPWLERVVNNVAANALLHNPPDTVLTVSLLAAEAGSGYTIRFADNGDGMDEATLERLFERYYRGTDTASPSQGSGLGMAIAKGLIEAMGGRIAVETVLGEGTVILLIFGS; this is encoded by the coding sequence ATGAATTTCAAACGCAGACTGACGATGCGGTTCATTCTGCAGCTGGCTATTGCAGGCCTGATTGTGCTGCTGATTGCCGCACTGACGGTGGTGTGGATGCTGCAGCGGTTTAGCGAGATCAGCATTACGCGAGATTTCGCCAGTGTTGGACTGGAACGGCTGGCTGAATCCTCAGAGCTGAGCAAGGAAGGCATCCGGTTTGCACCGGAGCTGCTGGAGCAGGTGAAGAAGAATAACGGGTGGTTGCAGAGCCTGGACGAGCACGGGCAGGTTGAAAGTGCCTATAATACTTCTAAAGATGTGCCTACGCAGTATGGACCGGGTGAGCTGGTTGCCTATTGGACCGGGACCAAGCCGTTTCCTTACCGCCTTGCGTTATGGACTGAAGTGAAGGGAGGACGGCAGTTCACTCTGGTGTATGGGGCCCCCAATGTCATGAGTCCTCTGCTGGAGCAGGTCAGCGGACTAAGCATTTCAGCTACAGAAGGCATGCCTGAACTACCGGAATCTATAAGGCTGGAACTGCAGAGAAAGGAGGTATTTGTCCAGCTGATTGATTCGGAAGGCATGGAATTGCTCTCTTACAACAAACCGGATGTTATACCCGCGCAATATTCGATTCAAGAGCTTGTGCTCCGTACCACTTACAGTGACCGTTACAATTATCATATGATCTCATCATATAATACAGAGACCGGGCAGACATGGCTGGTTGGTGAACCGCTTGCCAAGAAAAGCGGGGCGGGTACAGCAGCCCTGATTCCTGAGGAGACTCAGGTCGTCATTATCGGCGCGACCGCCATGCTCGCCGCTCTGCTGATCCTGTTCGTGCTGCTCTCCCTGTGGCAAGCCCACCGCTTCGGGGCACCGATGCTCCACATGCTCCTATGGCTGGATGCCATCGGCAATTCCATTTACCAGGAGCCTGTAGACCGGAGAGGATACCATCGCAGCCGTACTCCGACAGGTAAATGGAGACGGAGATACCGTGTATTCTCTGACGTGATGGTCTCCATTGAGAAGCTTTCTTCCGCCCTCCAGCGAGAGCAGGCGATGCGCAAGCAGACTGAGAACCTGCGGGAAGAATGGATCGCAGGCATCACCCATGATCTCAAAACCCCGTTATCCTCCATCACGGGTTATGCCCATCTGTTGGCGGAGCCTTCCTATGAATGGTCTCTGGAGGAGGTCCGCAGATTCTCGGGGACTATGCTGGACAAATCGGCCCATATGGACCTGCTGATCAACGACCTTGCCATGACCTATCGCCTGAAGTCGGGGATTCTTCCTCCGGCAACGCTGGACATTGAATTGAACGCCTGGCTGCGGCGGGCACTTGATCAAGCTGCTGCCGATCCGGCCTATGGCGAGCAGCAGCGGATCATTTACTATGCAGCACCTCAGGAGGTCTGGGCTAAGATATACACTCCTTGGCTGGAGCGGGTGGTCAACAATGTGGCCGCTAATGCGCTGCTGCATAATCCCCCGGACACCGTGCTGACCGTTTCGCTGCTGGCTGCTGAAGCCGGAAGCGGTTATACGATCCGCTTCGCAGACAATGGCGATGGCATGGATGAAGCAACCTTGGAGCGGCTGTTTGAACGCTATTACCGCGGCACCGACACAGCTTCTCCGTCCCAAGGATCGGGGCTGGGGATGGCGATTGCCAAGGGGCTGATCGAAGCCATGGGGGGGCGGATTGCGGTGGAAACCGTGCTAGGAGAAGGGACGGTTATTCTGTTGATCTTCGGGAGCTAA